The following coding sequences are from one Desulfuromonas sp. TF window:
- a CDS encoding prephenate dehydrogenase/arogenate dehydrogenase family protein gives MEKFFIPKLAVVGVGLIGGSLALALKAAEAVGEVIGIGRGLANLEKALELGVVDRITRNPAEGVSEADLVFLATPVMALPQVAAEVLPHMKRGAVLTDGGSVKEAVVRAIEPLLPEGIHFVPGHPIAGTERSGADAAFASLYQGRRCILTPTEKTSSGALELVRQVWETAGSDVVEMPVDKHDRILAAISHLPHMVAYSLVNAVSSYDRYEENILEYSAGGFRDFTRIASSDPVMWRDIAMTNREALLEMMDHFESFFAELKEDILSGDGSRLFEFFQRSKKNRDAIL, from the coding sequence ATGGAGAAGTTTTTCATTCCCAAGCTGGCCGTGGTCGGCGTCGGACTCATAGGCGGCTCTCTTGCCTTGGCCCTCAAGGCTGCCGAGGCGGTCGGAGAGGTCATCGGTATCGGCCGGGGGCTGGCCAATCTGGAGAAGGCTCTGGAGCTGGGCGTCGTGGACCGGATCACCCGGAATCCGGCCGAGGGGGTCTCCGAGGCCGATCTGGTTTTTCTCGCCACCCCGGTCATGGCCCTTCCTCAAGTGGCTGCCGAGGTGCTGCCGCACATGAAGCGGGGAGCCGTTCTCACCGATGGCGGCAGCGTCAAGGAGGCGGTCGTCCGTGCCATCGAGCCGCTGCTGCCGGAAGGCATTCATTTCGTACCCGGCCACCCCATCGCCGGCACCGAGAGGAGCGGGGCCGATGCCGCCTTCGCCTCGTTGTACCAGGGCAGGCGCTGCATTCTCACCCCTACTGAAAAGACCTCTTCGGGAGCTCTGGAGCTGGTTCGACAGGTCTGGGAAACCGCTGGAAGCGATGTCGTAGAGATGCCGGTCGACAAGCACGACCGCATTCTGGCCGCCATCAGTCATCTTCCCCACATGGTGGCCTACTCGCTGGTCAACGCCGTCAGCTCCTACGACCGGTATGAGGAGAACATCCTGGAATATTCGGCCGGGGGCTTTCGCGACTTCACCCGGATCGCCTCTTCCGACCCCGTCATGTGGCGGGACATCGCCATGACCAACCGCGAGGCCCTGCTGGAAATGATGGATCATTTCGAATCCTTCTTCGCCGAACTCAAGGAGGATATCCTCAGCGGGGACGGTTCCCGGCTGTTCGAGTTTTTCCAGCGTTCCAAAAAGAACCGGGACGCGATACTTTAG
- the aroA gene encoding 3-phosphoshikimate 1-carboxyvinyltransferase, which translates to MTQTRTVRPAASLHGEITVPGDKSISHRSIMFGSLAAGTTIVHGFLQGEDNRATLNAFRSMGVKIEEPSCGDLRIEGRGLHGLTEPADVIDCGNSGTTIRLLTGLLSGQAFFSVLTGDRYLRKRPMKRVVAPLAAMGARIWGRGGGDLAPLAIQGGGIRAVAYDSPIASAQVKSALLLAGLYADGVTTVREPHLSRDHSERMLAYFGAEVRPFPGGVSVAGNPSLEGREVFVPGDISSAAFFMVAALVTPGSELLIRNVGVNPTRSGIIDILQEMGGALELTNRRELSGEPVADILVKSSSLKGIEIGGAVVPRAIDEFPVVSVAAAFAEGTTTIRDARELRVKETDRIAAMTSELSRLGAQVEAREDGMEIVGMERLRGGSVASHGDHRIAMSMAVAALRADGPVTIEDTECTATSFPRFWELLEEIKR; encoded by the coding sequence ATGACCCAGACCCGTACCGTCCGGCCCGCCGCCTCATTGCACGGCGAGATCACCGTCCCCGGCGACAAATCCATATCGCACCGCTCCATCATGTTCGGCTCTCTCGCCGCGGGGACCACGATCGTTCATGGCTTTCTGCAGGGCGAGGACAACCGGGCCACCCTCAATGCCTTCCGGTCCATGGGGGTGAAGATCGAGGAACCCTCCTGCGGCGATCTCAGGATCGAAGGGAGGGGGCTGCACGGACTGACCGAACCGGCTGATGTCATCGACTGCGGCAACTCGGGAACCACCATCCGGCTGCTGACCGGCCTGCTCTCCGGACAGGCGTTCTTTTCGGTGCTCACGGGCGACCGGTATCTGCGCAAGCGCCCCATGAAGCGGGTGGTCGCACCGCTGGCCGCCATGGGCGCCCGGATCTGGGGGCGTGGCGGGGGGGACCTGGCGCCCCTGGCTATCCAGGGCGGCGGCATCCGGGCTGTCGCGTACGATTCTCCCATCGCCAGCGCCCAGGTCAAATCCGCCCTGCTGCTGGCGGGACTCTATGCGGACGGCGTCACCACGGTGCGGGAGCCCCATCTCTCCCGGGACCACAGCGAACGGATGCTGGCTTATTTCGGCGCCGAGGTCCGTCCATTTCCCGGCGGGGTATCGGTGGCCGGCAACCCTTCTCTGGAAGGGCGCGAAGTCTTCGTCCCCGGCGACATTTCCTCGGCCGCCTTTTTCATGGTGGCCGCTCTTGTCACGCCCGGCTCCGAACTGCTCATCCGCAACGTCGGGGTGAATCCGACCCGCAGCGGGATCATCGACATTCTTCAGGAGATGGGAGGAGCCCTCGAGCTCACCAACCGGCGCGAGCTCTCCGGTGAGCCGGTGGCAGACATTCTGGTGAAGAGCAGCTCCCTCAAGGGAATCGAGATCGGCGGCGCCGTGGTTCCCCGCGCCATCGACGAATTTCCCGTGGTCAGCGTGGCCGCCGCCTTTGCCGAAGGGACTACCACCATCCGGGACGCGAGGGAGCTGCGGGTGAAGGAAACGGACCGGATCGCCGCCATGACCTCCGAACTGTCCCGTCTGGGGGCGCAGGTGGAGGCCCGTGAGGACGGGATGGAAATCGTCGGGATGGAAAGGCTGCGCGGCGGCTCGGTCGCTTCCCACGGCGACCACCGCATCGCCATGAGCATGGCCGTCGCCGCCCTTCGCGCCGACGGACCTGTGACCATCGAGGACACCGAATGCACCGCCACTTCTTTTCCTAGGTTTTGGGAGTTGCTTGAAGAAATAAAGAGGTGA
- the cmk gene encoding (d)CMP kinase: MNRELIIAIDGPSGAGKSTLSKLLAQTLNYVNIDTGAMYRSVALAAQRQGIEPTDEAALGRLCDNIVIDFVRSATGERVLLNGEDVSEAIRTPEISLLTSRVSACKVVRGAMVRLQRKMGERGGVVLEGRDIGSVVFPDAEVKFFLQASAGERGRRRYEELMEKGFQVDLEQTIAEVEERDEADSAREHAPLTRAEDAVVIDSTALSIDRVLTEMLQVVRARRRTAGLPENPQIGE; the protein is encoded by the coding sequence TTGAATCGCGAACTGATCATCGCCATCGACGGGCCCTCCGGTGCCGGGAAAAGCACGCTGAGCAAGCTTCTGGCGCAAACCCTGAACTATGTCAATATCGATACCGGCGCGATGTACCGCTCCGTGGCGCTGGCCGCGCAGCGTCAGGGGATCGAACCGACCGACGAGGCGGCGCTCGGCCGTCTGTGCGATAATATTGTTATCGATTTTGTCCGCAGTGCGACGGGCGAGAGGGTTCTGCTGAACGGCGAGGATGTCTCCGAAGCCATCCGGACCCCCGAGATCAGCCTTCTGACTTCAAGAGTATCCGCCTGTAAGGTCGTGCGCGGGGCCATGGTGCGGCTGCAGCGGAAGATGGGCGAAAGAGGCGGGGTGGTCCTGGAGGGGAGAGACATCGGCAGCGTCGTATTTCCCGATGCCGAGGTGAAATTCTTTCTGCAGGCTTCGGCCGGGGAACGGGGACGGCGGCGTTATGAAGAGCTGATGGAAAAAGGATTTCAGGTCGACCTCGAGCAGACCATAGCCGAGGTGGAAGAGCGAGATGAGGCCGACAGCGCCCGGGAGCATGCCCCCCTGACTCGGGCCGAGGATGCCGTGGTCATCGACTCGACCGCACTGAGCATCGACCGGGTATTGACGGAAATGCTGCAGGTGGTTCGGGCCCGTCGGCGCACTGCCGGGCTGCCGGAAAATCCGCAGATAGGGGAATGA
- the ispH gene encoding 4-hydroxy-3-methylbut-2-enyl diphosphate reductase, whose protein sequence is MKIILAQSAGFCFGVKRATTMAFDAADHCHQICSLGPIIHSPQLVRKLEEKGVEVIDRVEDIPEGAVIIRSHGVTAQELDHILARELRIVDATCPFVKKAQEYAAMLSREGYTVILVGEEEHPEVQGIVSYARDGEVFVVGDRDQAEKLPRKKRMGVVAQTTQSFDNLRQIIEVCLEKSGELRVFNTICDATSVRQKEAQAIARQVDLMLVIGGFNSANTSRLTRICSDIQPRTHHVETAAEVDPQWFDEVHTVGITAGASTPRWIIEEVVEKVRTIR, encoded by the coding sequence ATGAAGATTATTCTTGCGCAGAGCGCCGGATTCTGTTTCGGAGTCAAGAGGGCCACTACGATGGCTTTCGATGCCGCCGATCACTGCCATCAGATCTGCTCCCTGGGCCCCATCATCCATTCGCCCCAGCTGGTGCGCAAGCTCGAGGAAAAGGGAGTCGAAGTGATCGACCGGGTGGAAGACATCCCCGAAGGGGCGGTGATCATACGGTCCCATGGAGTGACCGCGCAGGAGCTGGATCACATTCTTGCGCGCGAACTGCGGATCGTGGACGCCACCTGTCCCTTCGTGAAAAAGGCCCAGGAATATGCTGCCATGCTCAGTCGCGAAGGATATACCGTCATCCTGGTGGGTGAGGAGGAGCATCCCGAAGTCCAGGGGATCGTCTCCTATGCCCGGGACGGAGAGGTGTTCGTGGTGGGCGATCGCGATCAGGCTGAAAAACTGCCGCGAAAAAAACGCATGGGGGTCGTGGCGCAGACCACCCAGTCCTTCGACAACCTTCGTCAGATCATCGAGGTCTGCCTGGAGAAAAGCGGTGAACTGCGGGTGTTCAATACTATCTGCGACGCCACCTCGGTCAGGCAGAAAGAGGCGCAGGCCATCGCCCGTCAAGTCGACCTGATGCTGGTGATCGGCGGCTTCAACAGCGCGAACACGAGCCGTCTGACCCGCATCTGCAGTGACATCCAGCCTCGTACCCACCATGTGGAGACGGCTGCGGAGGTCGATCCGCAATGGTTCGACGAGGTCCACACGGTGGGGATCACCGCAGGCGCCTCGACACCCCGCTGGATCATCGAGGAGGTGGTAGAGAAGGTGCGGACGATTCGGTAA
- a CDS encoding 30S ribosomal protein S1: protein MVENKETFNMEDEELEESEEMEQSFEDLFESSLKELHSGNVVKGTIVQVNPDSVIVDVGGKSEGVIPVNEFTDEQGQIEVKVGDVFDVLIESTENENGLISLSKEKADRQKVWNALEEGAVVEGRIVSRIKGGLSVDIGVNAFLPGSQVDLRPVRNLDKMLGETYSFKIIKLNKRRGNIVLSRRVLLEEKRETLRSDTLETLEEGQAVEGVVKNLTDYGAFIDLGGIDGLLHITDMSWGRVSHPSDILAVGDKIKVKVLKFDREKERVSLGLKQIAPDPWLEVEQKYPLESLVKGKVVSLTDYGAFVELEQGVEGLIHVSEMSWTKRIKHPNKILNIGDEVESMVLALDIPNRRISLGLKQAEPNPWEVIGEKFPIGTIIEGQVKNITDFGIFVGVDEGIDGLVHISDLSWTKRIKHPSELYKKGDTVKAVVLNIDRENERFSLGVKQLNPDPWQSIPERFAPGTIIRGKVTSVTDFGIFLEVEEGIEGLIHVSEISKEKVDSPKDFTKVGDELEAVVLHVDTVERKIALSVKHLAHQKEKAEVDAFLGAQKSATSNLGDLLQGAMGKGAADKGDKGEE from the coding sequence ATGGTGGAAAACAAAGAAACGTTCAACATGGAAGACGAAGAACTCGAAGAGTCCGAAGAGATGGAGCAAAGCTTCGAGGATCTCTTTGAGAGCAGCCTCAAGGAGCTGCATTCCGGCAACGTCGTCAAAGGAACCATTGTTCAGGTCAATCCCGATTCGGTGATCGTGGACGTGGGCGGCAAGTCGGAAGGGGTCATTCCCGTCAATGAGTTTACCGACGAGCAGGGCCAGATCGAGGTCAAGGTCGGCGACGTGTTCGACGTTCTGATTGAAAGCACCGAAAACGAAAACGGCCTGATCAGCCTCTCCAAGGAGAAGGCCGACCGCCAGAAGGTCTGGAACGCCCTGGAGGAAGGGGCCGTGGTCGAGGGTCGCATCGTTTCAAGGATCAAGGGCGGACTCTCCGTCGATATCGGCGTCAATGCATTCCTTCCCGGTTCCCAGGTTGATCTGCGTCCGGTGCGGAACCTGGACAAGATGCTGGGAGAGACCTACAGCTTCAAGATCATCAAGCTGAACAAGCGCCGCGGCAACATCGTTCTTTCCCGCCGGGTGCTCCTGGAAGAAAAGCGCGAAACCCTGCGTTCCGATACTCTGGAGACTCTGGAGGAAGGGCAGGCGGTGGAAGGCGTGGTCAAGAACCTCACCGACTACGGCGCATTCATCGATCTGGGAGGCATCGACGGCCTGCTTCATATCACCGACATGTCCTGGGGCAGGGTTTCCCATCCCTCCGATATCCTCGCCGTCGGCGACAAGATCAAAGTCAAGGTCCTCAAGTTCGATCGTGAGAAGGAGCGGGTTTCCCTCGGTCTGAAGCAGATCGCTCCCGATCCCTGGCTCGAGGTGGAGCAGAAATATCCCCTGGAGAGTCTTGTCAAGGGCAAAGTGGTCAGTCTTACCGACTACGGGGCCTTTGTCGAACTGGAGCAGGGAGTCGAGGGGCTCATCCATGTCTCCGAAATGAGCTGGACCAAGCGGATCAAGCATCCCAACAAGATTCTCAACATCGGCGACGAAGTTGAATCGATGGTCCTGGCGCTCGATATTCCCAACCGGAGGATTTCTCTCGGTCTCAAGCAGGCCGAACCCAATCCCTGGGAAGTCATCGGCGAGAAGTTCCCGATCGGGACCATTATCGAGGGACAGGTCAAGAATATTACCGATTTCGGTATTTTCGTCGGAGTCGACGAAGGGATCGACGGTCTGGTTCACATCTCCGACCTGTCATGGACCAAGCGGATCAAACATCCTTCCGAGCTCTACAAAAAAGGGGATACCGTCAAGGCCGTGGTTCTGAATATCGACCGCGAGAACGAGCGGTTCTCTCTCGGAGTCAAACAGCTGAATCCCGATCCCTGGCAGTCCATTCCCGAGCGGTTCGCTCCCGGCACCATCATCCGCGGCAAAGTCACTTCAGTGACCGATTTCGGGATTTTCCTCGAGGTTGAGGAAGGTATCGAGGGGCTGATTCACGTCTCGGAAATCAGCAAGGAAAAAGTCGATTCTCCGAAGGATTTTACCAAAGTCGGAGATGAGCTGGAAGCCGTCGTGCTGCATGTTGACACGGTTGAACGCAAGATCGCCCTCTCCGTCAAGCACCTTGCCCATCAGAAAGAGAAGGCCGAAGTCGATGCCTTCCTTGGGGCTCAGAAAAGCGCCACCTCCAATCTCGGTGATCTCCTTCAGGGAGCGATGGGAAAGGGCGCCGCTGACAAGGGCGACAAGGGCGAAGAATAA
- the sppA gene encoding signal peptide peptidase SppA, with protein MKKRPFLMALLVLGAIFLFFLITVYFIAGFMGGSTSLALGEKVGVIEVEGVIVSSRKTIDQLIRFKEDQSIKAIVIRVDSPGGGVGPSQEIFQEVSKTAGMKPVVVSMGSVAASGGYYIAAPARRIFANPGTITGSIGVIMEFTNWQELLDKLGLQSQVVKSGRYKDIGSPVRPMSKEDRELLQDLIDDVHSQFIAAVALGRNIPEDKVRTLADGRIFTGRQALEAGLVDELGNLQDAIAVAAQMGGIEEKPKVVYPPREKGNLFDYLIEETASSLRRGFQERTSSGLQYLWSGIE; from the coding sequence ATGAAAAAACGACCCTTCCTGATGGCTCTGCTCGTTCTAGGCGCCATCTTTCTTTTTTTCCTGATTACGGTGTATTTCATTGCCGGATTCATGGGGGGATCCACCTCCCTTGCCCTCGGGGAAAAGGTAGGGGTGATCGAAGTCGAGGGCGTCATCGTCTCCTCACGAAAAACCATCGATCAACTGATCCGTTTCAAAGAGGACCAGTCCATCAAGGCGATCGTTATTCGCGTGGATTCTCCGGGAGGCGGAGTGGGACCTTCCCAGGAAATTTTCCAGGAGGTGTCGAAAACCGCCGGAATGAAGCCGGTGGTTGTTTCCATGGGGTCGGTGGCCGCTTCGGGGGGATATTACATCGCGGCTCCTGCCCGGCGCATTTTCGCCAATCCCGGCACCATTACCGGAAGCATTGGCGTGATCATGGAGTTCACCAACTGGCAGGAGCTGCTCGACAAGCTCGGCCTCCAGAGCCAGGTGGTCAAGAGCGGACGTTACAAGGACATCGGTTCTCCCGTGCGCCCCATGTCCAAAGAGGATCGTGAACTCCTGCAGGACCTCATCGATGACGTTCACAGCCAGTTTATCGCCGCCGTCGCCCTCGGACGAAACATACCGGAAGACAAAGTCAGGACCCTCGCGGATGGAAGGATTTTTACCGGTCGCCAGGCTCTTGAAGCCGGTCTGGTTGACGAACTTGGCAACCTGCAGGATGCCATCGCCGTGGCCGCTCAGATGGGTGGAATCGAGGAAAAGCCCAAGGTCGTATATCCGCCCCGGGAAAAGGGAAATCTTTTTGATTATTTGATTGAAGAAACCGCAAGCAGCCTGCGCCGCGGTTTTCAGGAGCGAACATCATCGGGTCTTCAGTATCTATGGTCTGGAATCGAGTAG
- a CDS encoding integration host factor subunit beta, whose amino-acid sequence MTKSELIERLSSTTGELNKKEAELIINTIFDSIGGALAEGDRVEIRGFGSFTIRERDARVARNPKSGEVVSIPNKKTPFFKTGKELRLRVNTQG is encoded by the coding sequence ATGACGAAGAGTGAATTGATTGAACGCCTGTCAAGCACCACTGGAGAGTTGAACAAGAAAGAGGCCGAACTGATCATCAATACCATTTTTGACAGCATCGGCGGCGCACTGGCGGAAGGCGATCGCGTCGAGATCCGTGGATTCGGTTCCTTCACTATCCGTGAGCGGGACGCGCGGGTAGCGCGCAATCCGAAAAGTGGCGAAGTGGTCAGCATTCCCAACAAAAAAACGCCTTTCTTCAAGACCGGGAAAGAACTTCGGCTTCGGGTGAATACTCAGGGCTGA
- a CDS encoding PaaI family thioesterase, whose amino-acid sequence MKVNTHLGISSRWVGEALEVTDGGAAARLQTLPEMAADERGLVHGGFTFGLADYAAMLAVNDPYVVLGAAETRFLAPVRVGDLLVARAGVLEEKGKKRTVTCSVFSGDTEVFTATFTCFVLDRHILEQ is encoded by the coding sequence GTGAAGGTTAATACGCATCTCGGCATCTCTTCCAGGTGGGTCGGGGAGGCGCTTGAAGTCACCGACGGAGGGGCCGCGGCCCGGCTTCAAACATTGCCTGAGATGGCCGCCGATGAGCGGGGGCTGGTGCACGGCGGTTTCACCTTCGGACTGGCCGATTACGCCGCCATGCTGGCGGTGAACGATCCGTATGTAGTCCTCGGCGCTGCCGAGACAAGGTTCCTCGCCCCTGTCCGAGTCGGAGATCTTCTCGTGGCGCGTGCCGGAGTTCTGGAAGAAAAGGGGAAAAAGCGCACGGTGACATGCTCCGTGTTCAGCGGCGATACCGAAGTTTTCACGGCCACTTTCACCTGTTTTGTTCTGGACAGACATATTCTCGAACAATGA